One Synechococcales cyanobacterium T60_A2020_003 genomic window carries:
- a CDS encoding GNAT family N-acetyltransferase: protein MAYWTAELPLVSLEAIQQQIRQSTNHHFMLVACEGNTVIGTLTFAQSDKPRLCHVGRISQVVVHQTYRGRGALLHERGVAGRRGMVNFS from the coding sequence GTGGCCTACTGGACGGCTGAACTTCCCCTCGTCTCTTTAGAAGCAATCCAGCAACAAATTCGCCAATCCACAAATCATCATTTCATGCTGGTTGCCTGCGAAGGGAACACCGTCATCGGCACGCTCACCTTTGCCCAGTCCGACAAACCTCGGCTATGCCATGTTGGACGAATCAGCCAAGTCGTTGTGCACCAAACCTATCGCGGTCGAGGGGCGTTGTTGCATGAAAGAGGGGTTGCGGGCAGGAGAGGCATGGTAAATTTCAGT
- a CDS encoding TIGR02450 family Trp-rich protein, translating into MAKKQKFPHLVGSKWTAQQETWGWRHFQVVNRKNEGAIVFAEMVAACDPSVRFWINAKSLKERSLWQAGWTPLQDLQSQQVSS; encoded by the coding sequence ATGGCAAAGAAACAGAAATTTCCCCATCTCGTTGGTTCGAAATGGACAGCCCAGCAGGAAACCTGGGGCTGGCGACATTTCCAAGTCGTGAACCGTAAGAATGAAGGGGCGATCGTGTTTGCTGAAATGGTGGCCGCTTGCGATCCCAGTGTGCGGTTTTGGATCAATGCCAAATCGTTGAAGGAGCGATCGCTTTGGCAGGCGGGCTGGACACCCCTGCAGGACTTACAAAGCCAACAGGTGTCAAGTTAA